One window from the genome of Pedobacter schmidteae encodes:
- a CDS encoding ABC transporter ATP-binding protein, with protein MKHLRFLNKYFYKYKWWIIPGIFFVIISNIFGVVPAQVIGHAFNLITENIEIYRLFNGFERASVVYDIFSVSLFYFGVLVLVLYLLRGLFLFFMRQTIILMSRHIEFDMKNEIYAHYQRLSLGFYRRNNTGDLMNRATEDVNRVRMYVGPAIMYTINTAVLFMLVIYAMFSVNATLAIWCLVPLPILVLIIYFVNTLINQKSEQIQVQLSRLSSFVQERFSGIRVIKSYVREDYTQKIFAAESQGYKDNAMGLVKVQALFYPTMLLLVGLSTILTIYIGGIQVIDGSITPGNIAEFIVYVNQLTFPVSMLGWVTTLIQRASASQKRINEFLQLKPDITSGNTQTPLLNGNIKFEGVSFTYPDTGIQAIKDVNFEIEQGQFVAIIGRTGSGKSTLANLIMRMYDVDSGQISVDGTPLKSLNLNNYRNQIGFVPQEVFLFSDTIKNNIAFGLDKVTDAEVDTAAKNAAVYQNIIDFDQKFETMLGERGITLSGGQKQRVSIARALIKEPRLLIFDDCLSAVDTRTEEEILTNLSRIMKNRTSILIAHRISTIKNADKIIVLEEGKIIEQGTHTQLLAHEGAYAEMYQNQLLEEERQTI; from the coding sequence ATGAAACACCTGCGTTTTTTAAATAAATACTTCTATAAATATAAATGGTGGATAATCCCCGGGATTTTCTTTGTCATTATTTCCAATATTTTCGGGGTGGTACCCGCACAGGTAATCGGGCATGCCTTTAACCTGATTACAGAAAATATAGAAATATATCGTCTATTTAACGGGTTTGAGCGTGCATCTGTTGTATATGACATCTTTAGTGTCAGCCTTTTCTATTTCGGGGTGCTGGTCCTTGTGTTGTACCTGTTGAGGGGACTATTTCTATTCTTTATGCGGCAAACCATCATTTTGATGTCGAGACATATTGAGTTCGACATGAAGAATGAGATTTATGCCCATTATCAGCGATTGAGCCTTGGTTTTTACCGGCGTAACAATACCGGCGATCTGATGAACCGGGCTACTGAGGATGTAAACCGGGTGCGGATGTACGTTGGTCCGGCCATTATGTATACCATCAATACCGCTGTTTTGTTTATGTTGGTTATTTACGCTATGTTCTCTGTAAACGCCACATTAGCCATATGGTGTCTGGTACCGCTTCCTATACTGGTATTGATTATTTATTTTGTAAATACATTGATCAACCAGAAAAGTGAACAGATACAGGTACAGCTGTCCAGGTTATCCAGCTTTGTACAAGAGCGGTTTTCGGGCATAAGGGTTATCAAATCATACGTAAGGGAAGATTATACGCAAAAGATATTCGCGGCCGAGAGTCAGGGTTACAAAGACAATGCAATGGGCCTGGTCAAAGTACAGGCCCTCTTCTACCCTACCATGTTGTTGCTGGTGGGTTTAAGTACCATACTTACTATATATATTGGAGGTATACAGGTGATAGATGGTTCTATTACTCCTGGAAACATCGCCGAATTTATAGTTTATGTCAATCAACTTACTTTTCCGGTCTCTATGCTAGGCTGGGTTACCACTTTAATTCAACGTGCATCAGCCTCTCAAAAACGCATTAATGAGTTTTTACAGTTAAAACCAGATATTACTTCCGGCAATACGCAAACCCCGTTATTAAATGGAAACATTAAATTTGAGGGGGTGAGTTTTACTTATCCGGATACAGGTATACAGGCGATTAAAGATGTCAATTTTGAGATTGAACAGGGGCAGTTTGTAGCTATTATAGGTCGTACTGGCTCTGGAAAATCGACCCTGGCCAATTTAATTATGCGGATGTATGATGTAGACAGTGGGCAGATTAGTGTGGATGGAACTCCACTAAAATCACTTAACCTTAACAATTACCGCAATCAGATTGGTTTTGTACCTCAAGAGGTTTTTCTGTTTTCGGACACCATTAAAAACAACATTGCTTTTGGGTTGGACAAAGTTACCGATGCCGAAGTGGATACCGCAGCAAAAAATGCGGCGGTATATCAGAATATCATCGATTTTGATCAGAAATTTGAGACAATGCTGGGAGAAAGAGGGATTACGCTATCGGGCGGACAAAAACAACGGGTTTCTATTGCCCGTGCCCTGATTAAAGAGCCCCGTTTGCTTATTTTTGACGATTGCCTTTCGGCAGTAGATACCAGAACTGAAGAGGAGATTTTGACGAATCTGAGCAGAATTATGAAAAACAGGACAAGTATTTTAATAGCTCACCGGATTTCTACAATAAAAAATGCCGATAAAATTATCGTTCTGGAAGAAGGCAAAATCATTGAGCAGGGTACTCATACACAGCTTTTAGCCCATGAAGGGGCCTATGCAGAGATGTACCAGAATCAATTGTTGGAAGAAGAGCGACAAACTATTTAA
- a CDS encoding DUF3276 family protein yields the protein MGEFDNKEREEVFSKKVRAGKRTYFFDVKATRSGDYYLTLTESKKRLEDGVFVKHKIFLYKEDFEKFTEGLNETVDYIKNHQDVVEKRYEYSENHEGVGSKGHHDDFSF from the coding sequence ATGGGAGAATTTGACAACAAAGAGAGAGAAGAGGTTTTTTCTAAGAAAGTAAGGGCAGGTAAAAGAACTTATTTTTTTGACGTAAAAGCTACCAGATCAGGAGATTATTACCTAACCCTAACAGAAAGTAAGAAAAGACTGGAGGACGGCGTTTTTGTAAAACACAAGATCTTTTTATACAAAGAGGATTTTGAGAAATTTACAGAGGGGTTAAACGAAACGGTTGACTACATCAAGAACCATCAGGATGTTGTAGAAAAACGTTATGAATATTCGGAGAATCATGAAGGAGTGGGAAGCAAGGGTCATCATGATGACTTTTCATTCTAA
- a CDS encoding thioredoxin family protein, translating to MRKLSSLLFILVALNVSAQEGIKFNQTGTWKETTEAAAKSGKLIFVDCYTDWCGPCKWMDQNAFKDAKVAEFYNKNFINAKIDMEKGEGIELRKKYSVQSFPTFLFINGNGVVVHRTGSRMPIDEFLEEGRKAADPKKNLSYLNKKYEEGARDLPFLLDYYLVLNKSDRSNADKIAKEIVDRIPVAELNTELGWKVIRTLARNENDKLGAYFMANENAYNKWSKAEERDQLKDRLITYTLYGLMRGNNEQAFMEKLAYFKKSDKIERKKQGVMLEADYYLGVGRTDDYVKLTSSALINELKDEAEKLSFLARRASGGKSPKDQVSPAVMQQAYLMAKRAVELEPEEYSIQSTFAQVCLVMKKKAEGLVAAKKTRLLADAETSKIQKLAQELLDKVEAL from the coding sequence ATGAGAAAATTAAGTTCATTACTATTCATCCTTGTTGCACTTAATGTAAGTGCGCAGGAAGGAATCAAATTTAACCAGACCGGTACCTGGAAAGAAACCACCGAAGCTGCTGCAAAATCAGGTAAACTGATATTTGTTGATTGCTACACCGACTGGTGTGGTCCATGCAAATGGATGGACCAGAATGCGTTTAAAGATGCAAAAGTTGCCGAGTTCTACAACAAAAACTTTATCAATGCTAAAATTGATATGGAAAAAGGCGAAGGAATAGAGCTACGTAAAAAGTACAGCGTACAATCGTTCCCTACCTTTTTATTTATTAACGGTAATGGAGTAGTTGTACACAGAACCGGGTCAAGGATGCCTATTGATGAGTTTTTGGAAGAAGGAAGAAAGGCGGCGGATCCGAAGAAGAACCTTTCCTATCTAAACAAAAAATACGAAGAGGGGGCACGTGACCTTCCTTTTCTATTAGATTACTACCTGGTCTTGAATAAATCTGACAGGTCGAATGCTGACAAGATAGCAAAGGAAATTGTGGACAGAATCCCGGTAGCGGAGTTGAATACTGAACTTGGCTGGAAAGTGATCAGAACTTTGGCCAGAAATGAAAATGATAAGCTGGGTGCATATTTTATGGCCAATGAAAATGCCTATAACAAATGGAGCAAAGCCGAAGAACGTGATCAGCTGAAAGACCGTCTGATTACGTACACCTTGTACGGTTTGATGCGGGGCAATAACGAACAGGCTTTTATGGAGAAACTCGCCTATTTCAAGAAATCAGATAAGATTGAACGCAAAAAACAGGGGGTAATGCTGGAGGCCGATTATTACCTGGGCGTAGGAAGAACGGACGACTATGTAAAGTTAACCAGTTCGGCTTTAATAAATGAGTTAAAGGACGAAGCCGAAAAGCTGAGCTTTCTGGCCAGGAGAGCTTCTGGCGGTAAAAGCCCCAAAGACCAGGTTTCGCCTGCAGTTATGCAGCAAGCCTACCTGATGGCCAAACGTGCTGTAGAACTTGAACCGGAAGAGTATAGCATACAGTCCACTTTTGCACAGGTTTGCCTGGTCATGAAAAAGAAAGCAGAGGGACTCGTGGCGGCTAAAAAGACAAGATTGCTGGCCGATGCAGAAACTTCCAAAATTCAGAAACTAGCTCAGGAGCTATTGGATAAAGTAGAAGCGCTATAG
- a CDS encoding PHB depolymerase family esterase: MKKYISFILLLLVVFCSCEKDKSSYLTQEKKEVKVDSYEVEGNPPGEAEGTLMPGLHQIKLKLTTNGVESNRRFTYFMPVSINKTKPISLIFNFHGSYGTGVDPLQDVSMNHPLSQLAIRENCIVVFPAGEDTGSAVNWQNSDYHLPFVDAMIDYFKTHTPVADINRIYTCGHSSGAIFSFVLASYRSEVFAAAVPVSGQMKLSASDVPSRAVPIRAFNGVTDATVVYAAALDNIKAWANTIGGYFPTDAMNSDTLKIDNYKRYLTAKWAGGKTDIEFYSILDEGHGVSWFYIMPLMWEFMNTHPKNKVSSSLYLSSQLKRFDAQEGQTFSSEIRHTEGAIVSVVSAPSDWTVTFSNKILTVKAPNDFFGSTTVNRKGNIKLKVERSGTSAEIVLPYSLSAPKTYYEVGDLVYDATYNPTGIVFWVNPANIKEAKIIALENVSRKFGPVGTFYTPDYNDGYGNTLALVARNKTLNLGLTSSTSAFMYAYEYKASPGTTAGWYLPAVDELKLADANLAVVNAALAKYGTVLETVNSASSYHLSSTMLDQSGKKFYTYDFHTNPSYHGYYVLTAKADDAALVSTRPVKKVTKP, from the coding sequence ATGAAAAAATATATTTCATTCATATTGCTGTTGCTTGTTGTCTTTTGCTCCTGTGAAAAGGATAAAAGTAGCTACCTTACTCAGGAGAAGAAGGAAGTGAAGGTAGACAGTTATGAAGTTGAGGGCAACCCACCTGGCGAGGCTGAAGGAACATTAATGCCAGGGCTTCACCAGATCAAATTAAAATTAACCACTAATGGTGTAGAATCAAATAGAAGGTTCACCTATTTTATGCCGGTTTCGATTAATAAAACGAAGCCTATTTCTTTGATTTTTAACTTTCATGGGAGTTATGGTACAGGGGTAGATCCTTTGCAGGATGTATCAATGAATCATCCGCTTTCACAATTGGCGATTAGAGAAAACTGTATCGTTGTTTTTCCTGCCGGAGAGGATACAGGTTCAGCTGTGAACTGGCAGAATTCAGATTACCATTTGCCTTTTGTGGATGCCATGATCGACTATTTCAAAACACATACGCCTGTAGCCGATATAAATAGGATTTATACTTGCGGACATTCCAGCGGGGCAATTTTTTCCTTTGTCCTGGCTTCTTATCGTTCTGAAGTATTTGCAGCAGCGGTACCGGTTTCTGGACAAATGAAATTATCGGCTTCAGATGTTCCGTCAAGAGCCGTACCGATCAGAGCTTTTAATGGGGTTACAGATGCTACGGTTGTCTATGCTGCAGCTTTAGATAATATAAAAGCCTGGGCCAATACCATTGGCGGATATTTCCCTACGGATGCGATGAATAGTGATACCTTAAAGATCGATAACTATAAACGTTATCTAACTGCAAAATGGGCAGGTGGCAAAACCGATATTGAATTCTATTCCATATTGGATGAAGGACATGGTGTGAGTTGGTTTTATATCATGCCTTTGATGTGGGAATTCATGAATACCCATCCCAAAAATAAGGTTTCATCAAGTTTGTATTTATCATCCCAGCTAAAAAGATTTGATGCGCAGGAAGGCCAGACTTTTAGTTCTGAGATCAGACATACCGAAGGCGCAATTGTTAGCGTTGTCTCAGCACCTTCAGATTGGACTGTTACTTTTAGTAATAAAATCCTCACGGTAAAAGCACCCAATGATTTCTTCGGATCCACCACCGTCAACAGGAAGGGAAACATTAAATTAAAGGTAGAGCGAAGCGGTACTTCTGCCGAAATTGTTCTTCCCTATAGTTTAAGCGCACCTAAAACTTATTATGAAGTAGGTGATCTGGTTTACGATGCTACATATAATCCAACAGGTATTGTGTTCTGGGTAAATCCTGCCAACATCAAAGAAGCGAAAATCATCGCTTTAGAAAATGTGAGCAGAAAATTCGGACCTGTTGGTACTTTTTATACGCCTGACTATAATGATGGTTACGGAAATACACTTGCCTTAGTAGCACGGAATAAAACGCTGAATTTGGGACTGACTTCATCTACCAGTGCATTTATGTATGCCTATGAATACAAGGCAAGTCCGGGTACAACAGCGGGCTGGTATTTACCTGCTGTAGACGAATTGAAGCTGGCGGATGCAAATTTAGCAGTTGTGAACGCAGCTTTAGCTAAATACGGTACCGTTTTAGAAACAGTAAATTCAGCAAGTTCCTACCATCTATCTTCCACAATGTTGGACCAAAGTGGTAAAAAGTTTTATACTTACGACTTCCATACTAACCCAAGTTATCATGGTTACTATGTTCTGACTGCGAAGGCAGATGATGCGGCTTTAGTTTCGACAAGACCAGTTAAAAAAGTAACCAAGCCATAA
- a CDS encoding PKD-like family lipoprotein, whose product MKKCNIVLVALVIFFLSSCSKDLGTDLADYRDINEVSIEGIEKNYARDMDDSLKIKPKVIGTMYSDTSKFNYSWDINNTIVSNSLNLNIRVDMLPGNKISRFIVEDKETKVKKYFRFDLNVSSSTAGNLIMVLSKFKGKAELSYLRLDKPANWAINYYESRSGTPLGINPERLEMLMVEPTGTALAKVEPFANRYGRVMVLVDNKITLIDKGTLMPNTVPYLEGEAFTGAASYPPPNIEGYKPEFMAQGINLWRNNPYGSNFHQMVQFQLISGGALYFASLELPPFSSSFVYNRKSVYGQTGYFSAFGYYDDMIPTPNTTLFNHGYTLGNFMVFDRTFGRFTYSSYGVSYSIPTTDVKAFPGHELVYGSATSQSGASFAVLKTSSNALRFLLLGKVGNKYSLSGEVAGGVATDNSKFYNLKTSPYLFFTAGNKLYKYNILDITSNSVPNESHAVLSLTALGYAADAVITSMTVSRTEKSLILGVSRYGTDKEGNGEENKGDVLVFSLDKAGLGLTLKNKYVGVSGIPVDVKIKYQTHWRDGKANGGLVELDNI is encoded by the coding sequence ATGAAAAAATGTAATATAGTACTAGTAGCGCTTGTGATATTTTTCCTAAGCTCGTGTTCCAAAGATTTAGGAACTGACCTGGCGGACTATCGGGATATAAATGAAGTCAGCATTGAAGGAATAGAGAAGAATTACGCACGTGATATGGACGATAGCTTAAAGATTAAGCCTAAAGTTATCGGTACAATGTATAGTGATACCAGCAAGTTCAACTATAGCTGGGATATTAATAACACAATCGTTTCCAATAGTTTAAATTTGAATATCCGGGTGGATATGTTACCGGGTAATAAGATTTCCCGGTTTATTGTGGAAGATAAAGAAACAAAGGTCAAAAAGTATTTCAGATTTGACCTGAATGTTTCCTCATCTACAGCTGGAAACCTGATTATGGTATTGAGTAAATTCAAAGGAAAGGCAGAGTTATCCTACCTTCGTCTGGATAAACCAGCCAATTGGGCAATCAATTATTATGAATCCCGATCTGGAACTCCTCTGGGCATAAATCCTGAACGACTGGAGATGCTAATGGTTGAGCCAACAGGTACCGCATTAGCTAAAGTTGAACCTTTTGCGAATAGATATGGACGAGTGATGGTATTGGTAGATAACAAAATCACCCTGATTGATAAGGGAACCCTGATGCCCAATACTGTTCCGTATCTGGAAGGTGAAGCCTTTACAGGGGCAGCATCTTATCCACCACCTAATATCGAAGGGTACAAGCCTGAATTTATGGCCCAGGGCATTAATCTTTGGAGAAATAATCCGTATGGAAGCAACTTTCATCAAATGGTTCAATTTCAGTTGATTTCAGGTGGCGCACTTTATTTCGCAAGCTTAGAATTACCTCCATTTAGTAGCTCGTTTGTTTATAACCGTAAGAGCGTTTACGGACAGACTGGTTATTTTTCTGCTTTTGGTTATTATGATGATATGATTCCGACACCTAATACTACACTTTTTAATCATGGGTATACACTAGGTAATTTTATGGTGTTTGACCGAACCTTTGGAAGGTTTACCTATTCGAGCTATGGGGTTAGTTATTCTATTCCGACTACAGATGTAAAAGCATTCCCTGGACATGAGTTGGTTTATGGATCAGCTACCAGTCAGTCCGGAGCATCTTTCGCTGTATTAAAAACTTCTTCCAACGCACTTCGTTTTTTACTATTGGGGAAAGTGGGCAATAAATATTCACTTTCTGGCGAAGTAGCCGGTGGAGTGGCTACTGATAACAGTAAGTTTTACAATTTGAAAACTTCTCCTTACCTGTTTTTTACGGCCGGTAATAAATTGTACAAATACAATATCTTGGATATCACGTCCAATAGTGTGCCTAATGAAAGTCATGCTGTTCTATCGCTAACGGCTTTGGGCTATGCGGCTGACGCCGTAATTACCAGTATGACCGTTTCCAGGACCGAAAAAAGCTTAATCCTTGGCGTGTCTCGATATGGGACAGATAAGGAAGGTAATGGTGAAGAGAATAAAGGCGATGTGTTGGTGTTTAGTTTGGACAAAGCGGGATTGGGATTGACATTGAAGAACAAGTATGTGGGCGTATCCGGAATACCTGTTGATGTTAAAATCAAGTATCAGACGCATTGGAGAGACGGTAAAGCCAACGGTGGATTGGTAGAATTGGATAATATTTAA
- a CDS encoding DUF4843 domain-containing protein: MMKDIFKLKSILVLLAILTSCNQDIDNFYDEKARVQFTYFNEVTGSDKVTRRTYFNQTTFSFGMMDEAVERDTARIPVEFLGNISNQDRNYQVRIVSDSTTAVEGLHYEPISTTQIFKAGRMRDTLKIVVKRKALSSSFSNPEDKRLTLEMVSTADFNLGMKDGLRTRLYINNYLSEPIWWKDPGRSSLRFYHPKKWKILISFNKDFSDPNKCRFDTNNEGRSYFQGLASYLSAVPTFDDETGGRIYIDRIVPKP, translated from the coding sequence ATGATGAAAGATATATTTAAGTTAAAGTCAATATTAGTATTACTGGCAATATTAACTTCCTGTAATCAGGATATTGATAATTTTTATGATGAGAAAGCCAGAGTTCAGTTTACGTACTTTAATGAAGTTACGGGGAGTGATAAAGTAACCAGACGGACCTATTTTAACCAAACTACTTTTTCTTTTGGTATGATGGATGAAGCTGTTGAACGTGATACTGCAAGAATTCCTGTTGAGTTTTTAGGTAACATTTCAAATCAGGATCGGAACTATCAGGTACGCATTGTATCTGATTCTACCACAGCAGTGGAAGGGTTGCATTATGAGCCTATTTCAACCACACAAATATTTAAAGCAGGCAGAATGAGAGATACCTTGAAGATAGTGGTGAAAAGAAAGGCCCTGAGTAGCAGTTTTTCAAATCCGGAGGATAAGCGATTGACGCTGGAAATGGTGTCAACAGCGGATTTTAATCTGGGTATGAAAGATGGTTTGAGAACTAGATTATACATTAATAACTATCTGTCGGAGCCCATTTGGTGGAAAGATCCCGGTCGTAGTAGTCTCCGTTTTTATCACCCCAAAAAATGGAAGATTCTGATCTCTTTTAATAAGGATTTTTCAGATCCGAATAAATGTCGTTTTGATACCAATAACGAAGGGAGGTCTTATTTTCAGGGGCTAGCTAGTTACCTGAGTGCTGTGCCAACATTTGACGATGAAACCGGAGGTCGGATATACATCGACAGAATAGTTCCCAAACCTTAA
- a CDS encoding RagB/SusD family nutrient uptake outer membrane protein, which produces MKIKFFMMICSIFLFSSCNKWLDVDLADKVTEEKLFSTPQGYQEALAGIYSAMASSALYGQKLTMEDIDVLAQYYSYDGIASAYEKLKKYDYEDAGSQSRILAIWKGMYGAISGTNNIIKWAGKDNKVLDASTKNQVLGEAYALRAYLHFDLIRMFCPDVKRSPKASGIPYNLQFGVSLPPVYTVEENVQLVVDDLREAERLLAKDPITMAKPYEMASKNMADKYVARINLYGVKALLARVALMRGDKTNAIKYAKEVIESGRFRLLDFASADKPDAEIDMLFSDEHIFSLRNKNLSDYTIGLHYPEIIGNSTRFAYLPFVNVSTMYEGNNDDIRNIKWFSTVNGNFVKYNVANTDKFFPKMPMMKLSEMYLILAECYLGKDDQAAQTYINTLRDHRIRNNSHWTYLTMEYIMQELKREFVGEGQLWYAYKRLNLGIQTSSGTVGVIPPSDKTFVFPMPLKEIETGNRN; this is translated from the coding sequence ATGAAAATAAAGTTTTTTATGATGATATGCTCGATTTTCCTATTCAGCTCTTGTAACAAGTGGCTGGATGTAGATCTGGCAGATAAAGTGACTGAAGAGAAGCTTTTCAGTACCCCTCAAGGTTATCAGGAGGCACTTGCGGGTATTTATAGTGCAATGGCATCTTCGGCACTTTATGGGCAAAAGTTGACCATGGAAGATATCGACGTATTGGCTCAGTATTATAGCTACGATGGCATAGCTTCTGCTTATGAAAAGTTGAAAAAATACGATTACGAGGACGCTGGATCTCAAAGCCGGATTTTGGCGATCTGGAAAGGAATGTATGGAGCCATAAGTGGTACCAACAATATTATCAAGTGGGCAGGGAAAGATAATAAAGTCCTTGATGCATCAACTAAAAATCAGGTTTTAGGCGAAGCCTATGCTTTGCGTGCCTACCTGCATTTCGATTTGATCCGCATGTTTTGCCCGGATGTAAAGAGGTCACCCAAGGCTTCTGGTATACCTTACAATCTGCAGTTCGGGGTATCGCTTCCGCCGGTGTATACCGTGGAAGAAAATGTTCAGCTGGTAGTTGATGATCTCAGAGAAGCAGAGCGCTTGCTGGCCAAAGATCCTATTACAATGGCAAAGCCTTACGAAATGGCGAGTAAAAATATGGCCGATAAGTACGTTGCACGAATAAACCTGTATGGGGTCAAAGCTTTATTAGCGCGTGTGGCCTTAATGCGTGGTGATAAAACAAACGCCATAAAATATGCAAAAGAAGTGATTGAATCCGGGCGCTTCAGACTATTGGATTTTGCCAGTGCAGATAAGCCGGATGCGGAAATTGATATGCTTTTTTCCGACGAACATATTTTTTCACTAAGGAATAAAAATCTATCTGACTATACGATTGGCTTGCATTATCCGGAAATAATCGGAAACTCTACCCGCTTTGCTTATTTACCTTTTGTAAATGTTTCAACGATGTATGAAGGCAATAATGATGATATCCGCAACATTAAGTGGTTCTCTACCGTGAACGGCAACTTTGTAAAATACAATGTCGCCAATACAGACAAATTCTTCCCAAAGATGCCAATGATGAAACTTTCTGAAATGTATTTAATTCTGGCGGAATGTTATCTGGGGAAAGATGATCAGGCTGCCCAAACGTATATCAACACATTGAGAGATCATCGAATCAGAAACAATTCTCACTGGACTTATCTGACAATGGAGTACATCATGCAAGAGCTTAAAAGAGAGTTTGTAGGCGAGGGACAATTATGGTACGCCTATAAAAGATTAAACCTGGGTATCCAGACCAGTAGCGGAACAGTTGGTGTTATACCGCCAAGTGATAAAACGTTTGTCTTCCCGATGCCATTAAAAGAAATTGAAACAGGTAATCGTAATTAA